The following proteins come from a genomic window of Nothobranchius furzeri strain GRZ-AD chromosome 1, NfurGRZ-RIMD1, whole genome shotgun sequence:
- the LOC107376295 gene encoding F-box only protein 6 isoform X1: MFRPHHSPNMGAARSANSAGNASSLSFLSSASASSEAVFPLPPDILVEIFLNLPPNQVVCVIRLVCHQWKDLADGEFFWRERCRREGYHLQDASRAPSNWRLFYFMCKRRRNLLKNPRGEDGFLGWDLSNGGDGWNIERPIVPHPNEAIQKNFATSYQMCIKSQMIELEKEGYSPSFMDEFQPSIRISDWYAPRCRCEYVISVQLLNHRKEVLQEFNPDAVYLPQFDQQIGDQWHQMTHVFKKYGPGVRYIQFIHGGKDSVFWKGWYGARVTESCVEVFPAMDT; the protein is encoded by the exons ATGTTCCGCCCCCATCACTCTCCTAACATGGGAGCCGCACGCAGCGCAAACTCAGCAGGAAAcgcttcttctttgtcttttttATCTTCCGCATCAGCGTCAAGCGAAGCT GTCTTCCCTCTACCTCCAGACATCTTGGTGGAAATCTTTCTAAATCTGCCTCCCAATCAGGTTGTTTGTGTGATTCGGTTGGTGTGCCATCAATGGAAAGATTTGGCTGAtggggagtttttctggagggagAGGTGTAGAAGAGAGGGGTATCACCTCCAGGATGCCTCCAGAGCACCCAGCAACTGGAGGCTGTTTTATTTTATGTGTAAGAGAAGAAGAAATCTTCTTAAGAATCCAAGAGGGGAAG ATGGTTTTTTAGGTTGGGATTTATCAAATGGTGGAGATGGATGGAATATCGAGAGACCTATTGTGCCCCATCCAAATGAAGCCATTCAAAAGAACTTTGCCACCTCTTATCA GATGTGCATCAAGTCACAGATGATTGAATTGGAGAAGGAAGGTTACAGCCCTTCATTTATGGATGAGTTCCAGCCTTCCATCAGAATATCTGACTG gtatgCACCTCGGTGCAGATGTGAATATGTAATCTCCGTGCAGCTGCTGAATCACAGGAAAGAGGTTCTTCAGGAGTTTAATCCTGACGCTGTGTACTTACCACAGTTTGACCAGCAGATTGGTGATCAGTGGCATCAA atgACCCATGTGTTCAAGAAATATGGACCAGGAGTGAGATACATCCAATTTATTCATGGTGGGAAAGATAGTGTATTTTGGAAAGGATGGTATGGCGCTCGTGTTACAGAGAGCTGTGTTGAAGTGTTTCCAGCCATGGACACGTAG
- the LOC107376295 gene encoding F-box only protein 6 isoform X2 yields MFRPHHSPNMGAARSANSAGNASSLSFLSSASASSEAVVCVIRLVCHQWKDLADGEFFWRERCRREGYHLQDASRAPSNWRLFYFMCKRRRNLLKNPRGEDGFLGWDLSNGGDGWNIERPIVPHPNEAIQKNFATSYQMCIKSQMIELEKEGYSPSFMDEFQPSIRISDWYAPRCRCEYVISVQLLNHRKEVLQEFNPDAVYLPQFDQQIGDQWHQMTHVFKKYGPGVRYIQFIHGGKDSVFWKGWYGARVTESCVEVFPAMDT; encoded by the exons ATGTTCCGCCCCCATCACTCTCCTAACATGGGAGCCGCACGCAGCGCAAACTCAGCAGGAAAcgcttcttctttgtcttttttATCTTCCGCATCAGCGTCAAGCGAAGCT GTTGTTTGTGTGATTCGGTTGGTGTGCCATCAATGGAAAGATTTGGCTGAtggggagtttttctggagggagAGGTGTAGAAGAGAGGGGTATCACCTCCAGGATGCCTCCAGAGCACCCAGCAACTGGAGGCTGTTTTATTTTATGTGTAAGAGAAGAAGAAATCTTCTTAAGAATCCAAGAGGGGAAG ATGGTTTTTTAGGTTGGGATTTATCAAATGGTGGAGATGGATGGAATATCGAGAGACCTATTGTGCCCCATCCAAATGAAGCCATTCAAAAGAACTTTGCCACCTCTTATCA GATGTGCATCAAGTCACAGATGATTGAATTGGAGAAGGAAGGTTACAGCCCTTCATTTATGGATGAGTTCCAGCCTTCCATCAGAATATCTGACTG gtatgCACCTCGGTGCAGATGTGAATATGTAATCTCCGTGCAGCTGCTGAATCACAGGAAAGAGGTTCTTCAGGAGTTTAATCCTGACGCTGTGTACTTACCACAGTTTGACCAGCAGATTGGTGATCAGTGGCATCAA atgACCCATGTGTTCAAGAAATATGGACCAGGAGTGAGATACATCCAATTTATTCATGGTGGGAAAGATAGTGTATTTTGGAAAGGATGGTATGGCGCTCGTGTTACAGAGAGCTGTGTTGAAGTGTTTCCAGCCATGGACACGTAG